A region from the Vicia villosa cultivar HV-30 ecotype Madison, WI linkage group LG3, Vvil1.0, whole genome shotgun sequence genome encodes:
- the LOC131657822 gene encoding protein MAIN-LIKE 1-like: MDEVPAGSSSGSRSRLGRASSSRKVVCEEEEIEEEVRHHEDDIPDVDPPSGEDDTEEGYPGGPTDTSVLIYYHDHVARRVWEGEERPTINYVNHARNIFTPFKPHAHWFNDVVAGSGLGGLCKTGHSSISHGIHGAFVERWHKETSSFHLPVGS, from the exons ATGGATGAGGTGCCTGCTGGTTcctcatctggatctaggagtcgaCTAGGTCGGGCGTCTTCCTCCCGTAAGGTGGTATGTGAGGAGGAGGAGATCGAGGAGGAGGTGAGACATCATGAGGATGATATACCTGATGTTGACCCTCCGAGCGGGGAGGATGATacggaggagggctacccgggagggcctacAGACACTTCAGTGCTGATTTACTATCACGaccacgtcgctcgacgtgtttGGGAGGGAGAG GAACGTCCGACCATAAATTACGTGAACCATGCACGAAATATATTTACTCCGTTTAAACCACATGCTCACTGGTTTAATGACGTGGTAGCTGGGAGCGGGCTTGGTGGTTTATGCAAGACCGGCCATAGTTCCATCAGTCACGGCATACATGGCGCTTTTGTTGagaggtggcacaaggagacgtcttcttttcACCTTCCTGttgggagttga
- the LOC131655332 gene encoding uncharacterized protein LOC131655332, which yields MEGEEGMKKILVTGASGYLGGKLCHALHRQGYSIKVLVRRTSDLSALPPTSEIVFGDITDFSSLLSALPDCSVVFHLAAVVEPWLPDPSKFITVNVEGLKNVLKALKQTNTVEKLIYTSSFFAIGPTDGAIADENQVHHEKFFCTEYEKSKVITDKIALQAASEGVPITILYPGVIYGPGKVTAGNAVANMLVERFNGRLPGYVGNGNDKFSFSHVDDVVEGHIAAMKKGKIGERYLLTGENASFNQVFDLAAVITDTRKPMFSIPLWVIEAYGWLSVLVSRVTGKLPIISPPTVYCLRHQWEYSCEKAKTELDYKPRSLREGLSEVLLWLKNLGLIRY from the exons ATGGAGGGTGAAGAAGGAATGAAGAAAATTCTAGTGACCGGTGCTTCCGGTTACCTTGGCGGAAAGCTCTGTCACGCTCTCCACCGTCAAGGTTACTCCATTAAGGTCCTCGTCAGACGCACCAGCGATCTTTCTGCACTTCCTCCTACTTCCGAAATCGTCTTCGGCGATATCACTGACTTTTCCTCACTTCTCTCCGCCTTGCCTGACTGCTCCGTCGTCTTCCACCTCGCCGCGGTTGTCGAGCCTTGGCTTCCCGATCCCTCCAAATTCATCACC GTCAACGTTGAAGGTTTGAAGAATGTGTTGAAGGCACTGAAGCAAACAAACACAGTGGAGAAACTCATATATACGTCGTCGTTTTTCGCTATTGGACCAACTGACGGAGCGATTGCTGATGAGAATCAA GTTCATCATGAGAAATTTTTCTGCACAGAATATGAGAAATCAAAGGTTATCACCGATAAAATTGCACTTCAAGCTGCGTCCGAAGGTGTGCCAATCACGATTCTTTATCCTGGGGTTATTTATGGACCTGGCAAAGTCACTGCAGGAAACGCTGTTGCGAATATG CTGGTAGAACGTTTTAATGGTCGATTACCTGGTTACGTTGGCAATGGAAATGATAAATTTTCGTTCAGTCATGTTGATGATGTGGTGGAGGGGCACATTGCTGCTATGAAAAAGGGAAAAATCGGGGAGAGGTATCTATTGACGGGTGAAAATGCATCATTTAATCAAGTTTTTGATTTGGCTGCTGTGATCACTGATACAAGAAAACCAATGTTTAGTATCCCTTTGTGGGTGATTGAAGCTTATGGGTGGTTGTCAGTATTGGTCTCTCGAGTCACTGGAAAGTTACCGATCATCAGTCCACCG ACGGTGTATTGTTTAAGACATCAGTGGGAGTATTCATGCGAGAAAGCTAAAACGGAGCTAGATTATAAACCCAGAAGCTTGAGAGAAGGGCTTTCGGAGGTACTGCTCTGGTTGAAGAACTTGGGATTAATAAGATATTAG
- the LOC131655333 gene encoding uncharacterized protein LOC131655333: MEEGEGMKKILVTGASGYLGGKLCHALHRQGYSIKVLVRRSSDLSALPPTSEIVYGDITDFSSLLTALPDCSVVFHLAAVVEPWLPDPSKFTTVNVEGLKNVLKAVKQTKTVEKLIYTSSFFAIGPTDGVIADENQVHHEKFFCTEYEKSKVTTDKIALQAVSEGVPITILYPGFIYGPGKVTAGNAVANMLVERFNGRLPGYIGNGNDKFSFSHVDDVVEGHIAAMKKGKIGERYLLTGENASFNQVFDLAAVITGTRKPMFSIPLWLIEAYGWLSVLLSRITGKLPIISPPTVYCLRHQWEYSCEKAKTELDYKPRSLREGLSEVLLWLKNLGLIRY; this comes from the exons ATGGAGGAGGGTGAAGGAATGAAGAAAATTCTAGTGACCGGTGCTTCCGGTTACCTTGGCGGGAAACTCTGTCACGCTCTCCACCGTCAAGGTTACTCCATTAAGGTCCTCGTCAGACGCTCCAGCGATCTTTCCGCACTTCCTCCTACCTCCGAAATCGTCTACGGCGACATCACTGACTTTTCCTCACTTCTAACCGCCTTACCAGATTGCTCCGTCGTCTTCCACCTCGCCGCAGTTGTCGAGCCTTGGCTTCCCGATCCCTCCAAATTCACCACC GTCAACGTTGAAGGTTTGAAGAATGTGTTGAAGGCAGTAAAGCAAACCAAGACGGTCGAGAAACTCATATATACGTCGTCGTTTTTCGCGATCGGACCAACTGATGGAGTTATTGCTGATGAGaatcaa GTTCATCATGAGAAATTTTTCTGCACAGAATATGAGAAATCAAAGGTTACAACCGATAAAATTGCACTTCAAGCTGTTTCAGAGGGTGTACCAATCACCATTCTTTATCCCGGGTTTATTTATGGACCTGGCAAAGTCACCGCAGGAAATGCTGTTGCAAATATG CTGGTAGAGCGTTTTAATGGTCGATTACCTGGTTACATTGGCAATGGAAATGATAAATTTTCGTTCAGTCATGTTGATGATGTGGTGGAGGGGCACATTGCTGCCATGAAAAAGGGAAAAATCGGGGAGAGATATCTATTGACGGGTGAAAATGCTTCGTTTAATCAAGTTTTTGATTTGGCTGCTGTGATCACTGGTACTAGAAAACCAATGTTTAGTATCCCTTTGTGGTTGATTGAAGCTTATGGGTGGTTGTCAGTATTGCTCTCTCGAATCACTGGAAAGTTACCTATCATCAGTCCACCG ACGGTGTATTGTTTAAGACATCAGTGGGAATATTCATGCGAGAAAGCTAAAACGGAGCTAGACTATAAACCCAGAAGCCTGAGAGAAGGGCTTTCCGAGGTACTACTCTGGTTGAAGAACTTGGGATTAATAAGATATTAG
- the LOC131657823 gene encoding uncharacterized protein LOC131657823: protein MQSNTPGKKTFAAFSLKDLSGNIVSCTLWESYGSKFLDYYNDPNNSGAIVVILTHAMIKECQVSNAWSGSKLLINEDIPEISEFLSKLPANEQNQKPSQSAKSMSLWSGGSQFTTVEKFVHKAKCIPLSELTKMKQDMLCVTIGTTVKFYVSKHGWFYYGCTKCSVKATDLNNPYKCVCGENVNKPIPRYKVDIYVYDGESKFRFVFWDADCEHIIGQSADSMHKSMLENGEDDPMVYPDELDILLEKKMALRAKVQPTFGQASVWKLSYDEEFVNQIEKDYIANEAHSIPVTQNAVADHVETSMESLSAFGENDPDKSLANTPSKSVSHAVDAEDSDCHVLGLTQYSGTKPPKKVNIEPNA from the exons ATGCAATCAAACACGCCCGGGAAGAAGACATTTGCTGCCTTCAGTCTGAAAGATTTGAG tgGTAACATTGTTAGCTGCACATTATGGGAGAGCTATGGATCTAAGTTTTTGGATTACTACAATGACCCAAATAATAGCGGTGCTATTGTCGTCATATTAACCCATGCAATGATAAAGGAATGCCAgg TATCCAATGCATGGAGTGGTTCTAAGCTGCTGATCAATGAAGACATCCCTGAGATTTCCGAGTTTTTATCAAA ACTGCCTGCAAATGAGCAAAATCAAAAGCCTTCCCAATCTGCCAAATCTATGTCTCTTTGGTCCGGTGGATCTCAGTTTACAACAGTTGAAAAATTTGTTCATAAGGCAAAGTGCATTCCTTTGAGTGAATTAACCAAAATGAAACAA GACATGTTATGTGTGACCATTGGAACTACTGTTAAATTTTATGTATCCAAGCATGGTTGGTTCTACTATGGTTGTACAAAGTGCTCTGTCAAGGCTACTGATTTGAACAATCCATACAAGTGTGTCTGTGGCGAAAATGTTAACAAACCCATACCAAG GTACAAAGTTGATATATACGTTTATGACGGTGAATCAAAGTTCCGATTTGTCTTTTGGGATGCCGACTGTGAGCATATAATAGGACAATCTGCTGATAGCATGCATAAATCAATGTTGGAG AATGGTGAAGATGATCCCATGGTTTATCCTGATGAGCTTGACATCTTACTGGAAAAGAAAATGGCTTTGAGAGCTAAGGTACAGCCAACCTTTGGGCAAGCATCTGTTTGGAAGTTGTCGTACGATGAAGAATTTGTCAACCAAATTGAAAAGGATTATATTGCTAATGAG GCTCATAGTATTCCTGTCACGCAAAATGCTGTTGCTGATCACGTTGAAACTTCCATG GAGTCGTTATCTGCATTTGGAGAAAATGATCCAGACAAGAGTTTGGCCAATACCCCTTCAAAGAGCGTATCTCATGCCGTTGATGCCGAAGATTCGGATTGTCATGTTTTAGGGCTTACTCAATACTCGGGAACCAAACCACCCAAAAAAGTGAAtattgaaccaaatgcttga